One part of the Deltaproteobacteria bacterium genome encodes these proteins:
- a CDS encoding PAS domain S-box protein, which yields MTEEEKSRLCRQIVEGTGDGVIFSDRDGVIRMWNGGAEGIFGYTEAEAVGQSLDLIIPERQREAHWKGYAGAMRNGATKYGNETLSVPAVRKDGERISIEFTIALVRGADGKVIGPVAVVRDVTARWSREKAMHQRIAFLEAGQTAL from the coding sequence ATGACGGAAGAGGAAAAGAGCCGGCTTTGCCGGCAGATCGTGGAGGGGACCGGCGACGGGGTGATCTTCTCCGACCGGGACGGCGTCATCCGGATGTGGAACGGGGGGGCGGAGGGGATCTTCGGCTACACGGAGGCGGAGGCGGTGGGGCAATCGCTCGACCTCATCATCCCCGAACGGCAACGCGAGGCGCACTGGAAGGGGTACGCGGGGGCGATGCGGAACGGCGCGACGAAGTACGGGAACGAAACGTTGTCGGTTCCCGCCGTCCGAAAGGACGGGGAGCGCATCTCCATCGAGTTCACGATCGCGCTGGTCCGCGGAGCGGACGGGAAAGTGATCGGGCCGGTCGCGGTGGTCCGCGACGTGACCGCCCGGTGGAGCCGGGAAAAGGCGATGCACCAGCGCATCGCGTTCCTCGAGGCGGGGCAGACGGCCCTCTGA
- a CDS encoding NAD(P)H-binding protein, whose amino-acid sequence MKRHRGMFLGYREVLVTGGTGFLGRAVCRALRDRGWLPRVMARPDFGDRIPAGVPNGCRVTLGDIRDGESVWNAARSTDAVVHLAGIFRERPAEGSTFDPIHRLGTRNAIEAARAWGIDRFVHIGVAGAGPDAPTAFLRSKGSGEELVRRSGLRYTIFRPSILRGRGSVLEASLARAVRSSRWLPMAGGGELQCRPLEVETLAEAVASCLDRDDPPGAVFDLEGPATVALTDLLGQAATEAGRTLRLLRGTAPASRAFARILTGAHPFPAGVEPLDSLLDRSTHQGRGLQ is encoded by the coding sequence GTGAAGCGGCACCGGGGGATGTTCCTCGGGTACCGGGAGGTGCTGGTCACCGGCGGCACGGGATTCCTCGGCCGGGCGGTGTGCCGGGCGCTGCGGGATCGCGGGTGGCTGCCGAGGGTCATGGCCCGACCCGACTTCGGGGACCGGATCCCCGCCGGCGTTCCCAACGGGTGCCGGGTGACCCTGGGCGACATCCGGGACGGGGAGAGCGTCTGGAACGCCGCCCGGAGCACCGACGCGGTCGTGCACCTGGCCGGGATCTTCCGGGAGCGGCCCGCGGAAGGGTCGACGTTCGACCCGATCCACCGGCTGGGGACGCGGAACGCCATCGAGGCCGCCAGGGCGTGGGGGATCGACCGGTTCGTGCACATCGGGGTTGCCGGGGCGGGGCCGGACGCCCCCACGGCGTTTCTCCGGTCGAAGGGATCGGGCGAGGAGCTGGTGCGGCGCTCGGGGCTCCGGTACACGATATTCCGTCCGTCGATCCTGCGCGGCCGCGGATCGGTCCTCGAGGCGTCGCTGGCCCGCGCCGTGCGATCCTCCCGGTGGCTGCCGATGGCCGGAGGCGGCGAGCTTCAGTGCCGGCCGCTGGAGGTGGAGACGTTGGCGGAAGCGGTGGCCTCGTGCCTGGACCGCGACGATCCGCCGGGGGCCGTATTCGACCTCGAGGGCCCCGCGACGGTCGCCTTGACGGACCTCCTCGGGCAGGCTGCCACCGAGGCGGGACGGACGCTGCGCCTCCTCCGCGGGACGGCTCCCGCTTCCCGGGCCTTTGCAAGGATCCTCACGGGCGCGCATCCGTTTCCGGCCGGCGTCGAACCGTTGGACAGCCTGCTGGATCGTTCGACCCACCAAGGGAGGGGACTCCAATGA
- a CDS encoding 4a-hydroxytetrahydrobiopterin dehydratase encodes MSGELSEKHCVPCRGGVPPMPEAEASVRISAVPGWLLEEGGGGIRREFRFRNFADAIGFAVRVGEIAEIEGHHPDLSVGWGYCTVRFRTHAVRGLHENDFIMAAKVDRLLP; translated from the coding sequence GTGTCCGGGGAACTCTCGGAGAAACATTGCGTCCCCTGCAGGGGTGGGGTGCCCCCCATGCCGGAGGCGGAAGCCTCGGTCCGGATCTCCGCCGTCCCGGGGTGGCTCCTCGAAGAGGGAGGCGGAGGGATCCGGCGGGAGTTCCGGTTCCGGAACTTCGCGGACGCGATCGGATTCGCGGTCCGGGTCGGCGAGATCGCCGAAATCGAGGGACACCACCCGGACCTGTCCGTCGGGTGGGGGTACTGCACGGTGCGGTTCCGTACCCACGCCGTCCGGGGACTGCACGAGAACGACTTCATCATGGCGGCGAAGGTCGACCGCCTGCTCCCGTGA